A genomic region of Zalophus californianus isolate mZalCal1 chromosome 1, mZalCal1.pri.v2, whole genome shotgun sequence contains the following coding sequences:
- the WDR18 gene encoding WD repeat-containing protein 18: MAAPMEVAVCTDSAAQLWSCVVWELHSGANLLTYRGGQAGPRGLALLNGEYLLAAQLGKNYISAWELQRKDQLQQKIMCPGPVTCLTTSPNGLYVLAGIAESIYLWEVSTGSLLVILSRHYQDVSCLQFTGDSSHFLSGGKDCLVLVWSLCSVLQVDPSRTPSPRHVWSRHTLPITDLHCGFGGPLARVATSSLDQTVKLWEVSSGELLLSVLFDVGIMAVTMDLAEHHLFCGGSDGAIFQVDLCSWPGQREKSFQPEQDSGKVFRGHRNQVTCLSVSADGSVLLSGSHDETVRLWDVQSKQCIRTVTLKGPVTNASIMLAPVSMLSSDFRPGLPLPHFNKHLLGAEHGDEPHHGGFTLRLGLHQQGSEPSHLERAEQLLGVMSSTMEKSVLGSQDQLRIRVAELEDELRNLRKVNRDLFDFSTRIITRPAK, translated from the exons ATGGCGGCTCCCATGGAAGTGGCCGTGTGTACGGACTCGGCGGCCCAGCTGTGGAGCTGCGTGGTGTGGGAGCTGCATTCGGGCGCCAATTTGCTCACGTATCGCGGCGGCCAGGCCGGACCCCGCGGCCTGGCGCTGCTCAATGGCGAGTACCTGCTGGCGGCGCAGCTGGGCAAGAACTACATCAGCGCCTGGGAGCTGCAGCGGAAG GACCAGCTCCAGCAGAAGATCATGTGCCCTGGGCCTGTCACCTGTCTGACCACATCACCCAACGGCCTCTATGTCCTGGCGGGGATTGCGGAGAGCATATATCTGTGGGAG GTCTCCACGGGGAGCCTTCTGGTCATCCTGAGCCGCCACTACCAGGACGTGTCGTGCCTGCAGTTCACGGGGGACAGTAGCCACTTCCTGTCGGGGGGCAAGGACTGCCTGGTGCTGGTGTGGAGCCTGTGCAG TGTGCTGCAGGTGGACCCCTCCAGGACCCCGTCCCCCCGGCACGTCTGGTCTCGCCACACCCTCCCCATCACGGACCTGCACTGTGGCTTTGGGGGGCCCCTGGCCCGGGTGGCCACCTCCTCCCTGGACCAGACAGTGAAG CTGTGGGAGGTCTCATCGGGCGAGCTGCTCCTGTCCGTGCTCTTTGACGTGGGCATCATGGCCGTGACCATGGACCTGGCCGAGCACCACCTCTTCTGTGGCGGCAGTGACGGCGCCATCTTCCAGGTGGACCTCTGCAGCTGG CCTggccagagagagaagagctTCCAGCCGGAGCAGGACAGCGGGAAGGTGTTCAGAGGGCACAG GAACCAGGTGACCTGCCTGTCCGTGTCTGCTGATGGCAGTGTGCTGCTCTCCGGCTCCCACGACGAGACTGTGCGTCTCTGGGACGTCCAGAGCAAGCAGTGTATCAGGACGGTGACCCTCAAAG GCCCCGTGACCAACGCCTCCATCATGCTGGCGCCCGTCAGCATGCTGAGCTCAGACTTCAGGCcaggcctgcccctgccccatttCAACAAGCACCTTCTGGGCGCCGAGCACGGGGACGAGCCGCACCATGGGGGCTTCACGCTGCGCCTGGGTCTCCACCAGCAG GGCTCGGAGCCCAGCCACCTGGAGAGGGCAGAGCAGTTGCTCGGGGTGATGAGCAGCACGATGGAGAAG AGCGTCCTGGGCAGCCAGGACCAGCTGCGGATCCGCGTGGCCGAGCTGGAGGATGAGCTGCGGAACCTGCGCAAGGTCAACCGCGATCTGTTCGACTTTTCCACGCGTATCATCACCCGGCCGGCCAAGTGA
- the GRIN3B gene encoding LOW QUALITY PROTEIN: glutamate receptor ionotropic, NMDA 3B (The sequence of the model RefSeq protein was modified relative to this genomic sequence to represent the inferred CDS: deleted 1 base in 1 codon), whose translation MEFVRALWLCLALALALGPGPAGGHPQPCGVLARLGGSVRLGVLLPRAPAARARVRAALARAALAPRLPHNLSLELVAAAPPARDPASLARGLCQALEAPGVAAVLAFPEARPELLQLHFLAAATETPVLSVLRREARAPLGAPNPFHLQLDWASPLETLLDVLVAVVRAHAREDVSLVLCRVRDPAGLVALWTARAGRAPKLVLDLSRPDADDAGLQARLAPLGAPPGGSAPAPAAVLLGCGPARARQVLQAVPPGPHWLLGTPLSADMLPTEGLPLGLLALGEVGRPPLEATVQDAVELVVRALGSAAQAEPERALLLTTASCNDPQPAGPESSGHFLARFLANTSFRGRTGPVWVTGSSQVHISRYLRVWSLRRDPRGAPAWATLDALFAALANGSAPRALRKCCYIYCVDLLERLAADTPSDFELYIVGDGKYGALRGGRWTGLVGDLLAGGAHVAVTSSSINSARSQVVDFRSPFFSTSLRIMVRARGTASPIGAFTWPLHWSVWLGVFAALHLTALFLTLYEWRSPYGLTPRGRNRATVFSYSSALNLCYAILFGRTVSSKTPKCPTGRLLMNLWAIFCLLVLSSYTANLAAVMVGDKTFLELSGTHDPKLHHPAQGFRVGTVWESSAEAYIKKSFPAMYAHMRRHSAPSTPHGVAMLTSDPPKLNAFIMDKSLLDYEVSIDADCELLTVGKPFAMEGYGIGLPQNSPLTSNLSEFISRYKSSGFIDVLHDRWYRMVPCGKRVLAVTETLQVGVSHFSGLFVLLCLGLGSALLSSLGEHVFYHVALPRIRRGSKLQYWLHTSQRIHRALNTEPPEGQEEPEPSPLPPHVPRALEPQQDTGAASAGAVSGTRVRGATAREHRVRFLPEPTEAAGAPDAEVVGLPERPVWLCPRGRLPAVPPSGPAGPGELEQLEQRIQSAREQLRQALVGRGELLARLGDCPCSEAPAAAR comes from the exons ATGGAGTTTGTGCGGGCGCTGTGGCTCTGCCTGGCGCTGGCGCTGGCGCTGGGGCCGGGCCCCGCCGGGGGCCACCCGCAGCCGTGCGGCGTCCTGGCTCGCCTGGGGGGCTCGGTGCGCCTGGGCGTTCTCCTGCCCCGcgcgcccgccgcccgcgcccgcgtTCGCGCCGCCCTGGCCCGGGCCGCCCTGGCGCCGCGGCTGCCGCACAACCTGAGCCTGGAGCTGGTGGCCGCCGCGCCCCCTGCCCGCGACCCCGCCTCGCTGGCCCGCggcctgtgccaggcactggaggcCCCGGGCGTGGCGGCCGTGCTGGCCTTCCCGGAGGCGCGGCCCGAGCTGCTGCAGCTGCACTTCCTGGCGGCCGCCACCGAGACCCCCGTGCTCAGCGTGCTGCGGCGGGAGGCGCGCGCGCCCCTCGGGGCCCCG AACCCGTTCCACCTGCAGCTGGACTGGGCCAGCCCCCTGGAGACGCTGCTTGACGTGTTGGTCGCTGTGGTGCGGGCACACGCCAGGGAGGACGTCAGCCTGGTGCTCTGCCGCGTGCGGGACCCTGCTGGCCTGGTGGCCCTCTGGACAGCCCGGGCTGGCAGGGCCCCAAAGCTGGTGCTGGACCTGAGTCGGCCAGACGCGGACGACGCGGGGCTGCAGGCACGCCTGGCCCCCCTGGGGGCCCCCCCTGGGGGCTCGGCCCCAGCCCCAGCGGCTGTGCTCCTGGGCTGTGGCCCAGCCCGTGCGCGGCAGGTGCTGCAGGCCGTGCCCCCCGGGCCCCACTGGCTGCTGGGCACACCCCTGTCCGCTGACATGCTGCCCACGGAGGGCCtgcccctggggctcctggccctGGGCGAGGTGGGCCGACCCCCGCTGGAGGCCACCGTTCAGGACGCTGTGGAGCTGGTGGTGCGAGCCCTGGGTAGCGCTGCCCAGGCGGAGCCGGAGCGTGCCCTCCTGCTCACCACGGCCAGCTGCAACGACCCGCAACCAGCTGGGCCTGAGTCCTCGGGCCACTTCTTGGCACG gTTCCTGGCCAACACGTCCTTCCGGGGCCGCACCGGGCCCGTGTGGGTGACCGGCTCCTCCCAGGTGCACATCTCCCGGTACCTGCGAGTGTGGAGCTTGCGCCGGGACCCGCGGGGTGCCCCGGCCTGGGCCACCCTGGACGCGCTGTTCGCCGCACTGGCCAACGGCTCAGCGCCACGCGCCCTCCGC AAGTGCTGCTACATCTACTGCGTTGACCTGCTGGAGCGCCTGGCGGCGGACACGCCCTCCGACTTCGAGCTGTACATCGTGGGCGACGGCAAGTACGGCGCCCTGCGGGGCGGCCGCTGGACCGGCCTGGTGGGTGACCTGCTGGCCGGCGGGGCCCACGTGGCCGTCACCAGCTCCAGCATCAACTCGGCACGCTCCCAGGTGGTGGACTTCCGCAGCCCCTTCTTCTCCACCAGCCTGCGCATCATGGTGCGGGCCCGGGGCACGGCCTCGCCCATCGGCGCCTTCACGTGGCCGCTGCACTGGTCCGTGTGGCTGGGCGTCTTTGCCGCCCTGCACCTCACCGCGCTCTTCCTCACGCTGTATGAGTGGCGCAGCCCCTACGGTCTCACGCCCCGTGGCCGGAACCGGGCCACCGTGTTCTCCTACTCTTCGGCCCTCAACCTCTGCTATGCCATCCTCTTCGGACGCACCGTCTCCAGCAAGACGCCCAAGTGCCCCACGGGGCGCCTCCTCATGAACCTGTGGGCCATCTTCTGCCTGCTAGTGCTGTCCAGCTACACCGCCAACCTGGCCGCCGTCATGGTCGGGGACAAGACTTTCCTGGAGCTGTCaggaacccatgaccccaag CTGCACCACCCGGCCCAGGGCTTCCGCGTAGGCACCGTGTGGGAGAGCAGCGCCGAGGCCTACATCAAGAAGAGCTTCCCCGCTATGTACGCGCACATGCGGCGCCACAGCGCGCCCAGCACGCCGCACGGCGTGGCCATGCTCAC GAGCGACCCCCCCAAGCTCAACGCCTTCATCATGGATAAGTCGCTCCTAGACTACGAGGTCTCCATCGACGCCGACTGTGAACTGCTGACCGTGGGCAAGCCCTTCGCCATGGAGG gctacGGCATCGGACTCCCTCAGAACTCGCCCCTCACCTCCAACCTGTCCGAGTTCATCAGCCGCTACAAGTCCTCCGGTTTCATCGACGTGCTGCACGACAGGTGGTACAGGATGGTGCCTTGTGGGAAGCGCGTCCTCGCCGttacagag ACCCTGCAGGTGGGCGTCTCCCACTTCTCGGGACTCTTTGTGCTGCTCTGCCTGGGGCTCGGCAGCGCTCTGCTCAGCTCCCTGGGCGAGCACGTCTTCTACCACGTGGCGCTCCCGCGCATCCGCAGGGGCAGCAAGCTGCAGTACTGGCTGCACACGAGCCAG AGAATCCACCGCGCCCTCAACACAGAGCCGCCGGAAGGACAGGAGGAGCCAGAGCCGAG CCCCCTTCCACCTCACGTCCCCAGGGCTCTTGAGCCACAGCAGGACACAGGGGCGGCCTCTGCGGGCGCAGTGAGCGGGACACGGGTGCGCGGGGCCACGGCGAGGGAGCACCGCGTGCGCTTCCTACCGGAGCCCACAGAGGCGGCTGGAGCGCCTGACGCGGAGGTGGTGGGGCTGCCAGAGCGCCCAGTCTGGCTCTGTCCCAGGGGCCGCCTGCCCGCCGTGCCGCCCTCCGGCCCTGCAGGTCCCGGCGAGCTGGAGCAGCTGGAGCAACGCATCCAGAGTGCGCGGGAGCAGCTGCGCCAGGCCCTGGTGGGGCGAGGAGAGCTCCTGGCCCGGCTGGGGGATTGCCCCTGCTCCGAAGCACCTGCCGCCGCCCGGTGA
- the TMEM259 gene encoding membralin, which yields MSEHAAPGAPGPGPGPNGGGGGGPVPARGPRTPNLNPNPLINVRDRLFHALFFKMAVTYSRLFPPAFRRLFEFFVLLKALFVLFVLAYIHIAFSRSPINCLEHVRDKWPREGILRVEVQHNSSRAPVFLQFCDGGRRGSFPGLAMEPGSPEPEEEEEEKLTVDMFGNASIRFELDIEPKVLKPPGAAEAPNDSQELPFPETPTKVWPQDEYVVEYSLEYGFLRLSQATRQRLSIPVMVVTLDPSRDQCFGDRFSRLLLAEFLGYDDILMSSVKGLAENEENKGFLRNVVSGEHYRFVSMWMARTSYLAAFVIMVIFTLSVSMLLRYSHHQIFVFIVDLLQMLEMNMAIAFPAAPLLTVILALVGMEAIMSEFFNDTTTAFYIILIVWLADQYDAICCHTNTSKRHWLRFFYLYHFAFYAYHYRFNGQYSSLALVTSWLFIQHSMIYFFHHYELPAILQQIRIQEMLLQTPPLGPGAPTALPDDLNNNGGAPAATPDPAGQPPALGPSLPGTSGGPGPVAEAPSSLVAAAASVAAAASSDLGWMAETAAMITDASFLSGLSASLLERRPAGPLSPGGGLPRAPQDSAPSINSLARDTAPPAAGVSGPSPTPTAPVDPPPEVGS from the exons ATGTCGGAGCACGCGGCGCCCGGGGCCCCCGGGCCCGGACCCGGGCCcaacggcggcggcggcggcggcccggtcCCCGCGCGCGGGCCTCGCACCCCCAACCTCAATCCCAACCCTCTCATCAACGTGCGCGACCGGCTCTTCCACGCGCTCTTCTTCAAGATGGCTGTCACCTATTCGCGGCTGTTCCCACCGGCCTTCCGCCGTCTCTTCGAGTTCTTCGTGCTGCTCAAG GCGCTCTTCGTGCTCTTCGTCCTGGCCTACATCCACATCGCCTTCTCGCGCTCGCCCATCAACTGCCTGGAGCACGTGCGGGACAAGTGGCCGCGGGAGGGCATCCTGCGCGTGGAGGTCCAGCACAACTCGAGCCGCGCGCCCGTCTTCCTGCAGTTCTGTGATGGCGGCCGCCGCGGCAGCTTCCCTGGCCTGGCTATGGAGCCAGGCAGCCCAGAGccggaggaggaagaggaggagaagctgACTGTGGACATGTTCGGGAATGCGTCCATCAGG TTCGAGCTGGACATTGAGCCCAAGGTGTTGAAGCCACCGGGGGCTGCTGAGGCCCCGAATGACAGCCAGGAGCTCCCCTTCCCAGAGACACCCACGAAAG TGTGGCCGCAGGACGAGTACGTCGTGGAGTACTCCCTGGAGTATGGCTTTCTACGGCTGTCACAGGCCACACGACAGCGGCTCAGCATCCCCGTCATGGTGGTCACCCTGG ACCCTTCACGAGACCAGTGCTTTGGGGACCGCTTCAGCCGCCTGCTGCTGGCCGAGTTCCTGGGCTACGACGACATTCTCATGTCCAGTGTCAAGGGCCTGGCCGAGAACGAGGAGAACAAGG GCTTCCTTCGCAACGTGGTGTCCGGAGAGCACTACCGTTTCGTGAGCATGTGGATGGCCCGCACGTCCTACCTGGCCGCCTTCGTCATCATGGTCATCTTC ACCCTCAGCGTTTCCATGCTGCTCAGATACTCCCACCACCAGATTTTTGTCTTCATTG TGGACCTGCTGCAGATGCTGGAGATGAACATGGCCATCGCCTTCCCTGCGGCGCCGCTGCTCACTGTCATCCTGGCCCTCGTAG GGATGGAGGCCATCATGTCTGAGTTTTTCAACGACACCACCACGGCCTTCTACATCATCCTCATCGTCTGGCTGGCCGACCAGTACGATGCTATTTGCTGCCACACGAACACCAGCAAGAGGCACTGGCTGCG GTTCTTCTATCTGTACCACTTCGCCTTCTACGCCTACCACTACCGCTTCAACGGCCAGTACAGCAGCCTGGCCCTGGTCACCTCCTGGCTCTTCATCCAG caTTCCATGATCTACTTCTTCCACCACTATGAGCTACCCGCCATTCTGCAGCAGATCCGAATCCAGGAGATGCTGCTACAGACCCCACCGCTGGGCCCCGGGGCCCCCACGGCGCTTCCGGATGACCTGAACAACAATGGGGGCGCCCCAGCCGCCACCCCTGACCCTGCTGGCCAGCCCCCCGCCCTGGGCCCCAGTTTGCCGGGCACTAGTGGGGGCCCTGGGCCCGTGGCTGAGGCACCCAGCTCTCTGGTGGCCGCAGCAGCCTCGGTGGCCGCAGCGGCCAGCAGTGACCTGGGCTGGATGGCAGAGACAGCCGCCATGATCACAGACGCCTCCTTCCTGTCTGGCCTCAGTGCCTCCCTCCTGGAACGGCGGCCTGCTGGTCCGCTGAGCCCTGGTGGAGGGCTCCCCCGAGCTCCCCAGGACAGTGCCCCTTCCATCAACTCCCTGGCGCGTGACACAGCGCCCCCAGCTGCCGGGGTGAGTGGGCCCAGCCCCACACCCACAGCCCCAGTGGACCCTCCCCCGGAGGTCGGTTCCTGA